The following DNA comes from Methanobacterium alcaliphilum.
TAAAATAAAGATAATAAAATTAAAAAATTAGCACTAAAAAATATTTACTTACAATTCAGTTTGGAAGCTGTCTTCCTCATCTAAAACCTTTAGAAGTTCATCCCATGCCTCTAAAGACTCTTTAGCAGCCTCATCAGTCATAACTTCAATAGCATATCCTGAGTGGACAAGCACATACCTACCC
Coding sequences within:
- a CDS encoding HypC/HybG/HupF family hydrogenase formation chaperone, translated to GRYVLVHSGYAIEVMTDEAAKESLEAWDELLKVLDEEDSFQTEL